A genomic window from Cupriavidus basilensis includes:
- a CDS encoding sensor domain-containing diguanylate cyclase: MATTETSRIDNEYKALFQLAPVSLWLEDFSAVREHFQALRAQGVTDLRGHLRANPEEVAHCSARIRVLDVNQRTLDLFRAADLTDLVNNLDTVFRDDMFDQHVEELGQLWDGGLRFSSQTVNYTLEGKRLDIRLDATVMPGHEATWERVLLSIEDITARVATERELRRSEQYALGLFEHSPVSLWVEDFSAVKVLLDEVRGAGISDFRTFLNVHPDFISRCMQEIRVLDVNQQTLLMFSASTKEELLSRLGDVFRDNMRIQFAEQLIDLWNEKLWQQREVINYALDGRAVDVFMQWSVFPGREAEWDQVLVSLTDITARKKAEAYVEFLGKHDVLTKLYNRAYYEDELARLGRKGPWPVSVIAVDLNGLKQVNDQLGHGDGDALLRRTGEALKKAVGDQACVARVGGDEFMVLLPARDERGAATVVEQIHQVVELNNQFYPGTALSLSIGTASCGATDRLSDAVKLADARMYQAKRAHYEALDDERERRRR; this comes from the coding sequence ATGGCAACGACCGAAACGTCGCGGATCGACAACGAGTACAAGGCCTTGTTCCAGTTGGCGCCGGTCTCGCTATGGCTGGAAGACTTCAGCGCCGTGCGCGAGCACTTCCAGGCCCTGCGTGCGCAGGGCGTGACCGACCTGCGCGGCCACCTGCGCGCCAATCCGGAGGAAGTCGCGCACTGCTCGGCACGGATCCGCGTGCTGGACGTGAACCAGCGCACGCTGGACCTCTTCCGCGCCGCCGACCTCACCGACCTCGTCAATAACCTCGACACCGTCTTTCGCGACGATATGTTCGACCAGCATGTCGAGGAACTCGGCCAGCTGTGGGACGGCGGGTTGCGCTTTTCAAGCCAGACCGTCAACTACACGCTGGAAGGCAAGCGGCTGGACATCCGCCTGGATGCCACCGTCATGCCCGGCCATGAGGCCACCTGGGAACGCGTGCTGCTGTCGATCGAGGACATCACCGCGCGCGTGGCCACCGAACGCGAGCTGCGCCGCAGCGAGCAATACGCGCTGGGCCTGTTCGAGCATTCGCCGGTCTCGCTGTGGGTCGAGGATTTCAGCGCGGTCAAGGTGCTGCTCGATGAAGTCCGCGGCGCGGGCATCTCGGACTTCCGCACCTTCCTCAACGTGCATCCGGATTTCATTTCCCGCTGCATGCAGGAAATCCGTGTGCTCGACGTCAACCAGCAAACCCTGCTGATGTTCAGCGCGTCGACCAAGGAGGAGCTGCTCTCGCGCCTGGGCGACGTGTTCCGCGACAATATGCGCATCCAGTTCGCCGAGCAATTGATCGACCTCTGGAACGAGAAACTCTGGCAGCAGCGCGAAGTCATCAACTACGCGCTGGATGGCCGGGCCGTGGACGTATTCATGCAGTGGTCGGTGTTTCCCGGCCGCGAGGCGGAGTGGGACCAGGTGCTGGTGTCGCTGACCGACATCACCGCGCGCAAGAAGGCCGAAGCCTATGTCGAATTCCTCGGCAAGCACGACGTGCTGACCAAGCTCTACAACCGCGCCTACTACGAAGACGAGCTCGCGCGGCTGGGCCGCAAGGGCCCGTGGCCGGTCAGCGTGATCGCGGTCGACCTGAACGGCCTGAAGCAGGTCAACGACCAGCTCGGCCACGGCGACGGCGATGCGCTCCTGCGCCGCACCGGCGAGGCGCTGAAAAAGGCCGTGGGCGACCAGGCCTGCGTGGCGCGGGTCGGGGGCGACGAGTTCATGGTGCTACTGCCGGCGCGCGACGAGCGCGGTGCGGCTACAGTGGTCGAGCAGATCCACCAGGTGGTGGAGCTCAACAACCAGTTCTATCCGGGCACCGCGCTCAGCCTGTCGATCGGCACCGCAAGCTGTGGCGCAACGGACCGCCTGAGCGACGCCGTCAAGCTGGCCGACGCCCGCATGTACCAGGCCAAGCGCGCCCACTACGAGGCGCTCGACGACGAGCGCGAGCGGCGGCGCCGATAG
- a CDS encoding PLP-dependent aminotransferase family protein, with protein sequence MESAPLYRQLAQHYLHAIETGVLKPGDRVPSVRTLMELHGVSLSTALQACRQMESDGLLEARPRSGYFVRHRRHKPLAPIEEPVATLPDPAQYVGIHERISAITARGHQQPVAVNFAGACGAPALYPAQGLRNAAARALRLHPQLFGSAADSGGHPAFRAVLARNALLSRITVAPEDILVTHGCTEALNLALRAVAQPGDVIAVESPTYYGLLQILESLGMRALEIPSSPQTGISLEALELAAQTYDNIRAVVVVPNLQNPLGSIMPDANKAQLVAWCDARAIALIEDDCFSALAEGDAPLAALKAWDRSGGVIHCASLHKILAPGMRLGWIAAGKWQARVEMLKYSQSRPNELLAQMAAAEFMGSGAFERHLRRLREQLRSQRAQVAQAIAAEFPAGTRASNPNGGLHLWVELPGSVPSEAVFDQAMAAGIRVVPGVMFSNSNRFDHFLRLNCGTPFTLEIERALRTLAAVVARLADKP encoded by the coding sequence ATGGAATCCGCCCCCCTCTACCGCCAGCTTGCCCAGCACTACCTGCACGCCATTGAAACGGGCGTTTTGAAGCCGGGGGACCGCGTGCCCTCCGTGCGCACGCTGATGGAGCTGCACGGCGTGAGCCTGTCGACTGCGCTGCAGGCCTGCCGGCAGATGGAAAGCGATGGCCTGCTCGAAGCCAGGCCGCGCTCGGGCTACTTCGTGCGGCACCGCCGGCACAAGCCGCTGGCGCCAATCGAAGAGCCAGTCGCCACGCTGCCGGACCCCGCGCAATATGTGGGCATCCATGAGCGCATCTCCGCCATCACCGCGCGCGGGCACCAGCAACCGGTCGCGGTGAACTTTGCCGGCGCCTGCGGCGCGCCCGCGCTGTACCCCGCGCAAGGCCTGCGCAACGCGGCGGCGCGCGCGCTGCGCCTGCACCCGCAGCTGTTTGGCAGCGCGGCCGATTCCGGCGGCCATCCAGCCTTTCGCGCCGTGCTGGCGCGCAACGCGCTGCTCTCGCGCATCACGGTCGCGCCGGAAGATATCCTGGTGACCCACGGCTGCACCGAGGCGCTCAACCTCGCCCTGCGCGCGGTGGCACAGCCCGGCGACGTGATTGCCGTGGAGTCGCCCACCTACTACGGCCTGCTGCAGATCCTGGAGAGCCTGGGCATGCGCGCGCTGGAGATTCCCAGCAGCCCGCAGACCGGCATCTCGCTCGAAGCGCTGGAACTGGCAGCGCAGACCTACGACAATATCCGCGCCGTGGTGGTGGTGCCGAACCTGCAGAATCCGCTGGGCAGCATCATGCCGGACGCCAACAAGGCGCAGCTGGTGGCCTGGTGCGATGCGCGCGCCATCGCGCTGATCGAGGACGACTGCTTCTCCGCCCTGGCGGAGGGGGACGCGCCACTGGCCGCCCTCAAGGCCTGGGACCGCAGCGGCGGCGTGATCCATTGCGCCTCACTGCACAAGATCCTGGCGCCCGGCATGCGGCTGGGATGGATCGCCGCGGGCAAGTGGCAGGCGCGCGTGGAAATGCTCAAGTACAGCCAGTCGCGGCCCAACGAGTTGCTGGCGCAGATGGCGGCGGCCGAGTTCATGGGTTCCGGCGCGTTCGAGCGGCACCTGCGGCGCCTGCGCGAGCAATTGCGCAGCCAGCGCGCGCAGGTGGCCCAGGCGATTGCCGCCGAGTTTCCCGCCGGCACGCGTGCCTCCAACCCGAACGGCGGCCTGCACCTGTGGGTCGAGCTGCCGGGCTCGGTCCCGTCCGAGGCCGTGTTCGACCAGGCCATGGCGGCCGGCATCCGGGTCGTGCCCGGGGTGATGTTCTCCAACTCCAACCGCTTCGACCATTTCCTGCGGCTCAATTGCGGCACGCCGTTCACGCTGGAGATCGAGCGCGCGTTGCGCACGCTCGCCGCGGTGGTGGCGCGCCTGGCGGACAAGCCGTAG
- a CDS encoding Fe2+-dependent dioxygenase, which yields MMLQIPDVLTKAQIAQCRAWMDATEWTDGNATSGHQSALAKRNLQLPEGSPVARQVGDLIQDALGANPLFISAALPLKVYPPLFNRYEGGHAFDNHIDNAIRHLRGTNFRVRSDLSATLFLTEPEDYDGGELVVEDTYGQQRVKLPAGHMVLYPATSLHHVSPVTRGARVSSFFWIQSMVRDEGQRSVLFELDTQIQRVGQALGHKDAAVVGLTGVYHNLLRRWADA from the coding sequence ATGATGCTGCAGATCCCGGATGTGCTGACAAAGGCACAGATTGCCCAATGCCGAGCCTGGATGGATGCAACTGAGTGGACCGACGGCAACGCCACTTCCGGGCATCAGTCGGCATTGGCCAAGCGCAACCTCCAACTGCCCGAAGGCTCGCCGGTAGCGCGCCAGGTGGGCGATCTGATCCAGGATGCGCTGGGCGCCAATCCGCTCTTCATCTCGGCCGCGCTGCCGCTCAAGGTCTATCCGCCCTTGTTCAACCGCTACGAGGGCGGGCACGCGTTCGACAACCATATCGACAACGCGATCCGCCACCTGCGCGGTACCAACTTCCGTGTGCGCAGCGACCTCTCGGCAACGCTGTTCCTGACGGAGCCGGAAGACTACGACGGCGGCGAACTGGTGGTGGAGGATACCTACGGGCAGCAACGCGTGAAGCTGCCAGCGGGGCATATGGTGCTGTACCCGGCCACCAGCCTGCACCACGTCAGCCCGGTTACGCGCGGCGCGCGCGTGTCGTCATTTTTCTGGATTCAAAGCATGGTGCGCGACGAGGGCCAGCGCTCGGTACTGTTTGAGCTCGATACGCAGATCCAGCGGGTCGGCCAGGCTCTGGGGCACAAGGACGCGGCCGTGGTGGGACTTACCGGCGTGTATCACAACCTGCTGCGGCGCTGGGCCGACGCCTGA
- a CDS encoding DUF1266 domain-containing protein, translated as MSPSALPSALSSAAERGPGPQGRVSSQAPEDKAAPAIGEYTRSLLVGFLHDARSTLNVSTLATGVDSRTQAAVLATDWHIHTAGEARGTLAWLLEEGHRALYPQVCRILFSVPRAAREREIVLLDDRFDPVRLARCIDNLERAMPDLRASRLLGSRVDLARGVLAWDMSRAIHVARAAYDCGMQTEAQAWAVIEQAASQVFAQMASWQEVAVSHLLGRAMWAGPGAGLQRQLAFVRHCLDDSDSPMRGVRYHAARSGV; from the coding sequence ATGTCGCCATCCGCGTTGCCGTCCGCGTTGTCATCAGCGGCGGAGCGCGGGCCGGGCCCGCAAGGCCGTGTTTCCAGCCAGGCGCCGGAGGACAAGGCTGCACCGGCTATCGGCGAGTACACGCGCAGTTTGCTGGTGGGCTTTTTGCACGATGCGCGGTCGACCCTTAACGTCAGCACCCTTGCCACCGGTGTGGATTCACGCACGCAGGCGGCCGTGCTGGCTACCGACTGGCATATCCATACGGCTGGCGAGGCACGCGGCACGCTGGCATGGCTGCTGGAGGAGGGGCATCGCGCGCTGTATCCGCAGGTCTGCCGGATCTTGTTCTCGGTGCCGCGCGCGGCGCGCGAGCGTGAGATCGTGCTGCTCGATGATCGCTTCGATCCGGTGCGTCTTGCCCGCTGCATCGACAATCTCGAGCGCGCCATGCCGGACCTGCGGGCGAGCCGCCTGCTTGGCTCCCGGGTCGATCTTGCGCGTGGCGTCCTGGCCTGGGACATGAGCCGGGCGATTCATGTTGCGCGGGCCGCTTACGACTGTGGCATGCAAACCGAAGCGCAGGCATGGGCCGTGATCGAGCAGGCGGCGTCGCAGGTCTTCGCGCAGATGGCGTCCTGGCAGGAGGTTGCGGTGAGTCACCTGCTGGGCCGGGCAATGTGGGCCGGGCCTGGCGCCGGTCTGCAGCGGCAACTGGCGTTTGTCCGGCACTGCCTCGACGATTCGGATAGTCCCATGCGCGGGGTACGCTATCACGCCGCGCGCAGTGGTGTATAG
- a CDS encoding single-stranded DNA-binding protein, which translates to MIDALVSGRLHGHASERSGQGGSQYVTAKLKAAVNDGDTVIVNVIAFADKVRAGLLALEDGESVALSGSLTPKVWTDKNGDTRPALDLVAHAMLSAHGQQD; encoded by the coding sequence ATGATCGACGCACTAGTCAGCGGCCGGCTCCACGGCCACGCCAGCGAACGTTCCGGCCAGGGCGGCAGCCAGTACGTGACCGCCAAGCTCAAGGCTGCCGTCAACGATGGCGACACCGTCATCGTCAATGTGATCGCGTTTGCCGACAAGGTGCGCGCAGGGCTGCTGGCGCTGGAGGACGGCGAATCGGTCGCGCTGTCAGGCAGCCTCACGCCCAAGGTCTGGACCGACAAGAACGGCGACACGCGGCCCGCCCTGGACCTGGTGGCCCATGCCATGCTGAGCGCGCACGGCCAGCAGGACTGA
- a CDS encoding NAD(P)/FAD-dependent oxidoreductase — protein sequence MLRLSEVKLPLDHAESDLKAVVLARLAELGVKADGLAGFTVYRRAHDARKRSDIKLTYILDIAVKDEAAAIQRMAGKPNWSVTPDMAYRFVAQAPAAGTTLRPVVIGMGPCGLLAGLILAQMGFKPIILERGKEVRERTKDTFGLWRKSVLNPESNVQFGEGGAGTFSDGKLYSQIKDPKHYGRKVLDEFVKAGAPEDILYLARPHIGTFRLVSMVEKMRAEIFALGGEVRFETRVEDLDIEGGKMRGLKLSNGEYLQADHVVLAVGHSARDTFEMLHERGVFMEAKPFSLGFRIEHPQGMINSSRFGKFAGNKLLGAADYKVVHHASNGRAVYSFCMCPGGTVVAAASEPGRVVTNGMSQYVRAERNANAGIVVGITPEDFPGGPLAGIAFQRHWEERAFELGGRNYNAPAQLVGDFIARRPSTAMGAVEPSYKPGVTPTDLSTALPDYIIEAIREALPELDKKIAGFAMHDAVLTGVETRTSSPLRIRRKDNYQSMNVEGLYPAGEGAGYAGGIYSAAIDGIEVAEAVALSIVNGKAA from the coding sequence ATGCTACGTCTAAGTGAAGTCAAACTCCCGCTCGACCACGCCGAGAGCGATCTCAAGGCCGTGGTCCTCGCCCGCCTCGCCGAGCTCGGCGTCAAGGCCGATGGCCTGGCCGGGTTCACCGTGTACCGCCGCGCGCACGATGCCCGCAAGCGCTCCGATATCAAGCTCACCTACATCCTCGATATCGCGGTGAAGGACGAAGCCGCGGCGATCCAGCGCATGGCCGGCAAGCCGAACTGGAGCGTGACGCCGGACATGGCCTACCGTTTCGTCGCCCAGGCCCCCGCAGCGGGCACCACGCTGCGCCCGGTGGTGATCGGCATGGGCCCGTGCGGTTTGCTCGCCGGCCTGATCCTGGCGCAGATGGGCTTCAAGCCCATCATCCTGGAGCGCGGCAAGGAAGTGCGCGAGCGCACCAAGGACACCTTCGGCCTGTGGCGCAAGAGCGTGCTGAACCCCGAGTCGAACGTGCAGTTCGGCGAGGGCGGGGCGGGCACGTTCTCCGACGGCAAGCTCTACAGCCAGATCAAGGACCCGAAGCACTACGGCCGCAAGGTGCTCGACGAGTTCGTCAAGGCCGGGGCGCCGGAGGACATCCTCTACCTCGCGCGCCCGCACATCGGCACCTTCCGCCTGGTCAGCATGGTGGAGAAGATGCGCGCCGAGATTTTCGCGCTGGGCGGCGAGGTCCGCTTCGAGACCCGCGTCGAGGACTTGGACATCGAGGGCGGCAAGATGCGCGGCCTCAAGCTGTCCAACGGCGAGTACCTGCAGGCCGACCACGTTGTGCTGGCGGTGGGCCACAGCGCGCGCGATACCTTCGAGATGCTGCATGAGCGCGGCGTGTTCATGGAGGCCAAGCCGTTCTCGCTGGGTTTTCGCATCGAGCATCCGCAGGGCATGATCAACAGCAGCCGCTTTGGCAAGTTCGCCGGCAACAAGCTGCTGGGCGCCGCGGACTACAAGGTGGTGCACCACGCCAGCAACGGCCGCGCGGTCTACAGTTTCTGCATGTGCCCGGGCGGCACGGTGGTGGCCGCGGCCTCGGAGCCGGGCCGCGTGGTGACCAACGGCATGAGCCAGTACGTCCGCGCCGAGCGCAATGCCAATGCCGGCATCGTGGTGGGCATCACGCCGGAGGATTTCCCCGGCGGCCCGCTGGCCGGCATTGCCTTCCAGCGCCACTGGGAAGAGCGCGCGTTCGAACTTGGCGGGCGCAACTACAATGCGCCGGCGCAGTTGGTGGGCGACTTCATCGCGCGCCGGCCGTCCACGGCGATGGGCGCGGTCGAGCCCTCCTACAAGCCAGGTGTCACGCCGACGGACCTGTCCACCGCGCTGCCCGACTACATCATCGAAGCCATCCGCGAAGCGCTGCCGGAACTGGACAAGAAGATCGCCGGCTTTGCCATGCATGACGCGGTGCTGACCGGCGTGGAAACGCGCACGTCGTCGCCGCTGCGCATCCGCCGCAAGGACAACTACCAGAGCATGAACGTGGAAGGGCTGTACCCGGCTGGCGAAGGCGCCGGCTATGCGGGCGGCATTTACTCCGCGGCCATCGATGGCATCGAA
- a CDS encoding RelA/SpoT family protein: protein MTARTGAPNLPDPLGNDVVGERAVAPAMGAGKARAAQAAAESELSEAPQGAAPGDALFIDAVLAQSYRHFFGPTSQPAVPPRQQVISITRLMEKLAYLKPADQAHVREAFQFSDEAHLGQYRQSGEPYITHPVAVAELCADWKLDVQSIMAALLHDVMEDQGITKSELAEKFGPKVSELVDGLTKLDKLEFQSREQAQAESFRKMLLAMARDVRVILVKLADRTHNMRTLDFVPPEKRRRIALETMEIYAPIAHRLGLNTTYRELQELSFKVGSPFRYATLEKAVKAARGNRREVVKRILEAAQKALGDAGIVAELSGREKTLYSIYRKMHDKQLSFSQVLDVYGFRVVVETQMHTYMAMGALHGLYKPMPGKFKDYIAIPKINGYQSLHTTLVGPFGTPVEFQIRTRDMHQIAEAGVAAHWMYKHQADQANDIQQQAHQWLQSLLDIQSQTGDSQEFLEHVKIDLFPDAVYVFTPKGHIRALPRGATALDFAYAVHSDLGNQCVAVKINNELLPLRTELKSGDIVEVVTAPYSKPNPAWLAFVRTGKARAAIRHYLKTTRLDEAIQLGERLLEQSARQLGIELKALPQSVWDRMVQWTGNKHKEDIFADLALGRRVPAVVAKRMEILLQELSGDVDSALLAAVQTFAGEEAPAVPITGDEGMSMIFSSCCRPIPGDSIVGYLGKGEGLQIHVQDCKIAKRLHSKDPEHWIDVMWAKKTTRSFDVSIKVMVRNVKGIVARVAADLTSADANVAHVAMEQQEGGHQEATYMQFIIQVQNRLHLANVMRALRRNPDVIRIFRDRNDG, encoded by the coding sequence GTGACGGCGCGTACCGGCGCTCCCAATCTTCCCGATCCGCTTGGCAACGATGTCGTTGGCGAGCGCGCCGTCGCCCCGGCAATGGGTGCGGGCAAGGCAAGAGCCGCCCAGGCTGCCGCCGAAAGTGAACTGAGCGAGGCGCCGCAGGGTGCTGCGCCGGGCGACGCGCTCTTCATCGATGCGGTGCTGGCGCAGTCTTATCGTCACTTCTTCGGCCCGACTTCGCAACCCGCAGTGCCTCCGCGCCAGCAGGTGATCTCGATCACCCGGCTGATGGAGAAGCTCGCTTATCTCAAGCCGGCGGACCAGGCGCACGTGCGCGAAGCCTTCCAGTTCTCGGACGAAGCTCACCTTGGCCAGTATCGCCAGAGCGGCGAGCCCTATATCACGCATCCGGTAGCGGTGGCCGAACTGTGCGCCGACTGGAAGCTCGATGTCCAATCCATCATGGCGGCGTTGCTGCACGATGTGATGGAAGACCAGGGCATCACCAAGAGCGAGCTGGCGGAAAAATTCGGCCCCAAGGTGTCCGAGCTGGTCGATGGCCTGACCAAGCTGGACAAGCTCGAATTCCAGAGCCGCGAGCAGGCGCAGGCGGAGAGCTTCCGCAAGATGCTGCTGGCGATGGCGCGCGATGTGCGGGTGATTCTGGTCAAGCTGGCCGACCGCACCCACAACATGCGCACGCTTGATTTCGTGCCGCCGGAAAAGCGGCGCCGGATCGCGCTCGAGACCATGGAGATCTACGCGCCGATCGCGCATCGGCTTGGTCTCAACACCACGTACCGCGAACTGCAGGAACTGTCCTTCAAGGTTGGTTCGCCGTTCCGCTATGCCACGCTGGAAAAAGCGGTCAAGGCAGCGCGCGGCAACCGGCGCGAGGTGGTCAAGCGTATTCTCGAAGCCGCGCAGAAGGCGCTGGGCGACGCCGGCATTGTGGCGGAGCTGTCGGGGCGTGAAAAGACGCTCTACAGCATCTACCGCAAGATGCACGACAAGCAGCTGTCGTTCTCGCAGGTGCTCGATGTGTATGGTTTCCGCGTGGTCGTGGAAACCCAGATGCACACCTATATGGCGATGGGCGCGTTGCACGGGCTGTACAAGCCCATGCCGGGCAAGTTCAAGGACTACATCGCCATTCCCAAGATCAACGGCTACCAGTCTTTGCATACCACGCTGGTGGGCCCGTTCGGCACGCCGGTGGAGTTCCAGATCCGCACCCGCGACATGCACCAGATCGCGGAAGCCGGCGTGGCCGCGCACTGGATGTACAAGCATCAGGCCGACCAGGCAAACGATATCCAGCAGCAGGCGCACCAGTGGCTGCAGTCGCTGCTCGATATCCAGAGCCAGACCGGTGATTCGCAGGAATTCCTCGAGCACGTCAAGATCGACCTGTTCCCGGATGCGGTCTATGTGTTTACGCCCAAGGGGCATATCCGCGCGCTGCCGCGCGGCGCCACCGCGCTCGATTTCGCCTATGCCGTGCACAGCGACCTCGGCAACCAGTGCGTGGCGGTCAAGATCAACAACGAGCTGCTGCCGCTGCGCACGGAGCTCAAGAGCGGCGATATCGTCGAGGTGGTGACGGCGCCGTACTCCAAGCCCAATCCGGCATGGCTGGCGTTCGTGCGCACCGGCAAGGCACGCGCGGCCATCCGCCACTATCTCAAGACCACCCGGCTCGACGAAGCCATCCAGCTTGGCGAGCGCCTGCTGGAGCAGTCGGCGCGACAGCTCGGCATCGAGCTCAAGGCGCTGCCTCAGTCGGTGTGGGACCGCATGGTGCAGTGGACCGGCAACAAGCACAAGGAAGACATTTTCGCCGACCTGGCGCTGGGACGACGCGTGCCGGCCGTGGTGGCCAAGCGCATGGAGATCCTGCTGCAGGAGCTTTCCGGCGATGTCGACAGCGCGCTGCTGGCGGCCGTGCAGACTTTCGCCGGCGAGGAAGCCCCCGCTGTGCCGATCACCGGCGATGAAGGCATGTCGATGATCTTCTCATCATGCTGCCGGCCAATTCCCGGCGATTCCATCGTCGGCTACCTGGGCAAGGGCGAGGGTTTGCAGATTCACGTCCAGGATTGCAAGATAGCCAAGCGCCTGCACAGCAAGGACCCGGAGCACTGGATCGATGTGATGTGGGCGAAGAAGACCACGCGCTCCTTCGATGTGTCGATCAAGGTGATGGTGCGCAACGTCAAGGGCATCGTCGCCCGCGTGGCGGCCGACCTGACTTCGGCCGACGCCAACGTCGCGCACGTGGCGATGGAGCAGCAGGAGGGCGGCCATCAGGAAGCCACCTACATGCAGTTCATCATCCAGGTGCAGAACCGCCTGCATCTTGCCAACGTGATGCGGGCGCTGCGGCGCAACCCCGACGTCATCCGTATCTTCCGCGATCGCAACGACGGCTGA
- the lpxO gene encoding lipid A hydroxylase LpxO, whose product MIKWIIVAAYLGAILYVHFRGKVRLRIWRQLLDHSALVAPVNCFMYIFSGVPRTPYIPVERFPELEKIRAAWPEIRDEGLALAAMRKIKAADKNNDAGFNSFFKYGWKRFYLKWYEARHPSAEVLCPRTVELLRGLPSVKAAMFAELPPGGKLNPHRDPFAGSLRYHLGLATPNDDRCFIEVDGERHSWRDGEGVVFDETYLHWAENKSDSNRLILFCDIERPMRFGWAGKINRWLGRKVMTAASSPNEESDQTGMINRLFRIVWVCGQYRRRFKAWSRPAYYVVKFGLIAAGVALIVYL is encoded by the coding sequence GTGATCAAGTGGATAATCGTCGCGGCGTACCTGGGAGCGATCCTGTACGTGCATTTTCGCGGCAAGGTGAGGCTGCGCATCTGGCGCCAGTTGCTCGACCATTCGGCCCTGGTGGCCCCGGTCAACTGCTTCATGTACATATTTTCCGGCGTGCCGCGCACGCCCTACATCCCCGTCGAGCGTTTTCCCGAGCTGGAGAAGATCCGCGCTGCGTGGCCGGAGATTCGCGACGAAGGCCTTGCCCTGGCTGCCATGCGCAAGATCAAGGCCGCCGACAAGAACAACGATGCCGGTTTCAACTCGTTCTTCAAGTACGGCTGGAAGCGTTTCTACCTGAAATGGTACGAAGCCCGCCATCCGTCGGCCGAGGTCCTGTGCCCGCGCACGGTGGAACTGCTGCGCGGCCTGCCGAGCGTGAAGGCGGCGATGTTCGCCGAGCTGCCGCCCGGCGGCAAGCTGAACCCGCACCGCGATCCGTTCGCGGGTTCGCTGCGTTATCACCTGGGCCTGGCCACGCCCAACGACGACCGCTGCTTTATCGAGGTCGACGGCGAGCGCCATAGCTGGCGTGATGGCGAGGGCGTGGTATTCGACGAGACCTACCTGCACTGGGCCGAGAACAAGAGCGACAGCAACCGGCTGATCCTGTTTTGCGACATCGAGCGTCCGATGCGCTTCGGCTGGGCCGGCAAGATCAACCGCTGGCTGGGCCGCAAGGTCATGACCGCGGCGAGTTCGCCCAACGAAGAGTCCGACCAGACCGGCATGATCAACCGCCTGTTCCGTATTGTCTGGGTTTGCGGCCAGTATCGCCGGCGTTTCAAGGCGTGGAGCCGGCCGGCTTACTACGTGGTCAAGTTCGGCCTGATCGCCGCCGGCGTGGCGCTGATCGTGTACCTGTAA
- the greB gene encoding transcription elongation factor GreB has product MNKAFVKESSGDEDDDLPEGATPLPPGTKNYISAQGYQRLRDELMHLIDTARPEVVQIVSWAASNGDRSENGDYHYGKKRLREIDRRIRFLTKRLEKAEVVDPSLQGDNDQIFFGATVTYADQAGEETTVTIVGTDEVDLDSNHVSWISPIARALLKAREGDTVLLRTPAGVEQIDILKVSYPGKRAEPIAAAQPEKH; this is encoded by the coding sequence ATGAACAAGGCATTTGTCAAAGAGTCATCCGGCGACGAGGACGACGACCTTCCCGAAGGCGCTACCCCGCTGCCGCCTGGCACCAAGAACTACATCTCGGCGCAAGGCTACCAGCGCTTGCGCGATGAACTGATGCACCTGATCGACACGGCTCGCCCGGAGGTGGTCCAGATCGTTTCGTGGGCCGCATCCAATGGTGACCGTTCCGAGAACGGCGATTACCACTATGGCAAGAAACGCCTGCGCGAGATCGATCGCCGCATCCGCTTCCTGACCAAGCGCCTGGAGAAGGCCGAGGTGGTGGACCCGTCCCTGCAGGGCGACAACGACCAGATCTTTTTCGGTGCCACCGTCACCTATGCCGACCAGGCCGGCGAGGAAACCACCGTGACGATCGTCGGCACCGACGAGGTGGACCTCGACAGCAACCACGTGAGCTGGATCTCGCCGATCGCGCGCGCGCTGCTCAAGGCGCGCGAAGGCGATACGGTGCTGCTGCGCACGCCGGCAGGGGTGGAGCAGATCGATATCCTGAAGGTCAGCTATCCCGGCAAGCGGGCGGAACCGATCGCCGCCGCGCAGCCGGAAAAGCACTGA